The Episyrphus balteatus chromosome 4, idEpiBalt1.1, whole genome shotgun sequence genome includes a window with the following:
- the LOC129917842 gene encoding zinc finger protein 184-like, which yields MMINTVLEHVPIKLENFNDDEENSSSNSNDNCSNSIWRPSSSTETELQQTTIISRTSSTTATTLDLDDVIESCGNVFIYSRRKLFLICGFCDSKYANMLQFAKHLNDCHKIFYTHCEEIVVEQSGEGVAANSPPADNDSDSDATIASSTSSTNSGVIVKGGFQIRFVGEGPPPVEKDEESLPTSSDVLLRHVPIKIEEEQPPEEDDKSMMDFENNIESCGNIFVMNRRKLFLICGFCEGKYANMELFASHLHEMHSIFEEDDEVNRSLVGIAPQPLQIKEEPEEVLVAVKRRPTANENLLPMVAIPTVGNEDIVPVLNPEPETVPTAKKKRVLLESRNERISSKDSDDLSVESDFSEVIPPNEEAIILRGIKSFSCQTCSKTFKKLSRMLEHVRIHTGEKPHQCDECGKRFRIKLRLTEHTMRHRNVKAFKCDLCGLGCATRQDFALHQRHHNKDKRYACKECGKGFVRNQDLKTHMRIHTDERPFKCDICNNAFRAKQNLIIHRRKHDATKEFKCDFCEKRFIRKIDRKVHHRTHTGEKAFKCEICNRGYSAKIHVRNHIQKSHMGVAQLEDQSDQGEKIDCQTKEKRTRKSKDKSFKCKHCPKVYTGKSFLEKHMKNVHSDKNEAETTKSDDDILMVEESIDDESPEIIIDDP from the coding sequence ATGATGATAAACACTGTGCTCGAACATGTGCCTATCAAATTAGAGAATTTCAATGACGACGAAGAGAATTCCTCCTCCAACTCTAACGACAATTGTTCCAACTCCATTTGGAGACCATCATCATCCACAGAAACAGAATTACAACAAACTACAATCATTTCTCGAACATCATCAACAACTGCCACAACTCTCGATTTGGACGATGTTATCGAAAGTTGtggcaatgtatttatttacagTCGCCGCAAGCTATTCCTTATTTGTGGCTTCTGTGATAGTAAGTATGCAAATATGTTACAATTTGCTAAACATTTAAATGATtgtcataaaatattttatactcATTGTGAGGAAATAGTCGTCGAACAAAGCGGCGAAGGGGTGGCGGCGAATTCACCACCCGCCGACAATGATAGTGACTCAGATGCAACTATAGCATCTTCGACATCATCCACCAATTCAGGGGTAATAGTCAAGGGTGGTTTTCAAATTCGCTTTGTTGGGGAAGGTCCACCACCTGTCGAAAAAGACGAAGAATCATTACCTACCTCGTCGGACGTGTTGTTAAGACATGTTCCTATTAAAATCGAAGAGGAACAACCTCCTGAAGAAGATGACAAGTCTATGATGgactttgaaaataatattgaaagTTGTGGCAATATCTTTGTCATGAATCGAAGGAAACTCTTTCTGATTTGTGGCTTTTGTGAAGGGAAATATGCAAATATGGAATTATTTGCATCACATTTACATGAAATGCATTCAATTTTTGAAGAAGACGATGAGGTTAATCGAAGTCTTGTTGGAATTGCCCCACAGCCATTACAAATCAAAGAAGAACCTGAGGAGGTTCTTGTGGCGGTTAAAAGACGACCAACTGCCAATGAAAATCTACTTCCAATGGTTGCTATTCCGACAGTTGGTAATGAGGACATAGTTCCTGTTCTAAATCCTGAGCCTGAAACTGTCCCAACAGCTAAAAAAAAGAGAGTACTCTTAGAATCTCGAAATGAGAGAATATCATCGAAAGATAGCGATGATTTGTCAGTTGAGAGTGACTTTTCTGAGGTGATTCCACCAAATGAAGAAGCTATCATTTTACGTGGAATCAAATCCTTTTCCTGCCAAACATGTtccaaaacatttaaaaaactcTCACGAATGTTGGAACATGTTAGGATCCACACTGGCGAAAAACCACATCAATGTGATGAGTGTGGGAAGAGATTCCGTATTAAACTCCGACTAACTGAACATACTATGCGTCATAGGAATGTTAAAGCTTTCAAATGTGATTTATGTGGATTAGGGTGTGCCACAAGGCAGGATTTTGCTTTGCATCAACGGCATCATAATAAAGATAAGCGATATGCTTGTAAAGAATGTGGGAAAGGGTTTGTTCGGAATCAAGATCTTAAAACCCACATGAGGATTCACACTGATGAACGCCCGTTCAAATGTGACATCTGTAATAACGCATTCCGTGCCAAACAGAATCTCATTATTCATCGAAGGAAGCATGATGCTACTAAGGAATTCAAATGTGATTTCTGTGAGAAGAGATTTATAAGGAAAATTGATCGAAAAGTTCATCATAGAACACATACTGGAGAGAAGGCGTTTAAATGTGAGATTTGTAATCGGGGATATTCGGCGAAGATACATGTTCGTAATCATATTCAAAAGAGCCATATGGGTGTGGCTCAGTTAGAAGATCAGTCTGATCAGGGTGAAAAAATAGATTGTCAAACCAAAGAGAAGAGAACTAGAAAGTCAAAGGATAAGTCATTTAAGTGTAAACACTGCCCAAAAGTATATACTGGAAAGTCATTTTTGGAAAAGCATATGAAAAATGTTCATAGCGATAAAAATGAAGCAGAAACAACAAAGTCAGATGATGATATATTGATGGTAGAAGAGAGTATTGATGATGAAAGTCCAGAAATAATTATAGATGATCCTtaa